In Brassica rapa cultivar Chiifu-401-42 chromosome A06, CAAS_Brap_v3.01, whole genome shotgun sequence, a single window of DNA contains:
- the LOC103873960 gene encoding LMBR1 domain-containing protein 2 homolog A isoform X1, which produces MWVFYLISLPLTLGLVVFTLRYFAGPEIPRYVLITVGYTWFCSVSVIILAPADIWTVTLSLPPNHPENGAISFLWSWSYWSTFLLTWAVVPLIQGFEDAGDFTVSERLKTSVHVNLVFYLVLGFVGLLGLILLIMMHRNWKGSILGYAMACSNTFGLVTGAFLLGFGLSEIPKSLWRNADWTTRQKVLSHKIAVKLDNAHQELSNAIVVAQATSTQMSKRDPMRPYMNVIDAMLAKMFREDPSFKPQGGQLGENDMDYDTDEKSMATLRRHLRNAKEEYYRYKSEYLTYVTEALVLEDTMKNYERRDSTGWKYISSFRTSRNGKWRNLLDTLEFIWRCLLKKQIQMMLAIVTGIMSAAILLAEATLLLSKLDLSLFSILIRFVKSDELLVQAFAFVPLVYMCICTYYSLFKIGMLMIYSLTPRQTSSVNLLMICSMIARYAPPISYNFINLIQLRSETIFEKKMGRIDDAVPVFGQRFNEIYPLIMVIYTLLVASNFFDRVFNYFGSWKRFKFQTETDDMDGFDPSGLMILKKERSWLEEGQKVGELVLPLARNFNDVDDVEQGSNFSQEHSSVEMKMSSSYDTMKGSSSNDDISRRYGSAREAITNKYAAIREQQNKYSPSPVSKSENMASAKVSLLETDSSGRSNGEGGGGSGESSSRLASTWRNMKLGIQSFKENVATKKFLPLRQGPESTTATSTRVMNPSRPQSLDDIFQRLKNRSVEHGHYLDDEVD; this is translated from the exons ATGTGGGTATTCTACTTGATCTCGTTGCCTCTAACCCTAGGATTAGTTGTATTCACGCTCCGTTACTTCGCCGGACCTGAGATTCCTCGGTACGTTCTAATCACCGTCGGATACACCTGGTTCTGCTCCGTCTCCGTCATCATCCTCGCTCCGGCCGATATCTGGACGGTAAC ACTGTCTCTGCCACCTAATCATCCTGAGAATGGTGCCATTTCCTTCTTGTGGAGTTGGTCATACTGGAGTACCTTCCTTCTCACCTG GGCTGTGGTGCCCCTTATTCAGGGTTTCGAAGATGCTGGGGACTTTACCGTCTCAGAGAGACTGAAGACTAGCGTGCATGTCAACTTAGTTTTCTATCTTGTTCTCGGATTCGTTGGTCTTCTCGGTCTTATCCTTCTCATCATGATGCACAGGAACTG GAAAGGGAGCATTCTTGGTTATGCTATGGCATGCTCAAATACCTTTGGGCTGGTCACTGGTGCATTTCTTCTTGGCTTTGGCTTGAGCGAAATCCCTAAGTCGCTGTGGAGGAATGCAGACTGGACCACCCGCCAAAAAGTTCTCTCTCACAAAATTGCTGTGAAACTTGATAATGCCCATCAAGAACTTTCAAACGCGATTGTA GTTGCTCAAGCGACTTCTACTCAGATGTCCAAGCGTGATCCTATGAGACCATACATGAATGTGATCGATGCTATGCTGGCTAAGATG TTTAGGGAAGACCCATCATTTAAGCCTCAAGGTGGTCAACTGGGTGAAAACGATATGGACTATGATACAGATGAGAAATCAATGGCAACATTAAGGCGGCACCTTCGAAATGCTAAAGAGGAATATTATAGATATAAAAG CGAGTATCTGACGTATGTTACAGAGGCCCTTGTTCTTGAAGACACAATGAAGAACTATGAACGGCGTGATTCAACTGGATG GAAATATATTTCGAGCTTCAGAACCAGTCGAAACGGAAAATGGAGGAATCTTCTTGATACATTGG AATTTATATGGAGGTGTCTGCTGAAgaaacagatacaaatgatgtTAGCAATAGTTACGGGGATTATGTCAGCTGCAATTCTTTTAGCTGAGGCAACTCTCCTTCTTAGTAAACTGGACTTATCTCTCTTCTCAATCCTTATTAGGTTTGTCAAATCCGATGAACTGCTAGTGCAG GCATTTGCTTTTGTACCTTTAGTGTATATGTGTATCTGTACATATTATTCACTCTTCAAAATCGGGATGCTGATGATTTATTCCTTGACCCCTCGACAAACAAGTTCTGTTAATCTACTAATGATTTGCTC GATGATTGCTCGATATGCGCCGCCAATATCTTACAATTTCATTAATCTCATTCAACTTCGTTCCGAAACTATATTTGAGAAG AAAATGGGTAGAATCGATGACGCTGTTCCGGTCTTTGGACAACGGTTCAATGAAATATATCCTCTCATAATGGTTATCTACACACTACTGGTTGCAAGCAATTTCTTTGATCGCGTATTTAATTACTTCGGTAGCTGGAAAAGATTTAAATTTCAAACAGAGACCGACGATATGGACGGTTTTGATCCTTCGGGATTAATGATTTTGAAGAAAG AACGATCATGGCTTGAAGAAGGACAAAAGGTTGGCGAGCTTGTTCTTCCGTTAGCAAGGAACTTCAACGATGTTGATGACGTTGAACAAGGAAGCAACTTCTCT CAGGAACATTCATCAGTTGAAATGAAGATGTCGTCCAGCTATGACACAATGAAAGGAAGTTCATCAAATGATGATATTTCCCGTAGATACGGATCAGCTAGAGAAGCAATCACTAACAAATATGCAGCTATCAGAGAACAACAGAACAAATACTCGCCATCCCCTGTCTCAAAGTCAGAGAACATGGCTTCAGCTAAAGTGTCTTTACTCGAAACAGACAGTTCGGGACGAAGTAATGgcgaaggaggaggaggatcagGAGAGTCATCTTCTCGTTTGGCTTCAACATGGAGAAACATGAAACTAGGAATCCAGAGTTTTAAAGAGAATGTAGCCACCAAGAAGTTTCTTCCACTAAGGCAAGGTCCAGAATCAACAACAGCAACCAGCACAAGAGTGATGAATCCATCAAGGCCGCAGTCATTAGATGATATATTCCAGAGACTGAAAAACCGGTCAGTAGAACACGGCCACTACCTTGATGATGAAGTTGACTAA
- the LOC103873960 gene encoding LMBR1 domain-containing protein 2 homolog A isoform X2 — MWVFYLISLPLTLGLVVFTLRYFAGPEIPRYVLITVGYTWFCSVSVIILAPADIWTVTLSLPPNHPENGAISFLWSWSYWSTFLLTWAVVPLIQGFEDAGDFTVSERLKTSVHVNLVFYLVLGFVGLLGLILLIMMHRNWKGSILGYAMACSNTFGLVTGAFLLGFGLSEIPKSLWRNADWTTRQKVLSHKIAVKLDNAHQELSNAIVVAQATSTQMSKRDPMRPYMNVIDAMLAKMFREDPSFKPQGGQLGENDMDYDTDEKSMATLRRHLRNAKEEYYRYKSEYLTYVTEALVLEDTMKNYERRDSTGWKYISSFRTSRNGKWRNLLDTLEFIWRCLLKKQIQMMLAIVTGIMSAAILLAEATLLLSKLDLSLFSILIRFVKSDELLVQAFAFVPLVYMCICTYYSLFKIGMLMIYSLTPRQTSSVNLLMICSMIARYAPPISYNFINLIQLRSETIFEKKMGRIDDAVPVFGQRFNEIYPLIMVIYTLLVASNFFDRVFNYFGSWKRFKFQTETDDMDGFDPSGLMILKKERSWLEEGQKVGELVLPLARNFNDVDDVEQGSNFSEHSSVEMKMSSSYDTMKGSSSNDDISRRYGSAREAITNKYAAIREQQNKYSPSPVSKSENMASAKVSLLETDSSGRSNGEGGGGSGESSSRLASTWRNMKLGIQSFKENVATKKFLPLRQGPESTTATSTRVMNPSRPQSLDDIFQRLKNRSVEHGHYLDDEVD, encoded by the exons ATGTGGGTATTCTACTTGATCTCGTTGCCTCTAACCCTAGGATTAGTTGTATTCACGCTCCGTTACTTCGCCGGACCTGAGATTCCTCGGTACGTTCTAATCACCGTCGGATACACCTGGTTCTGCTCCGTCTCCGTCATCATCCTCGCTCCGGCCGATATCTGGACGGTAAC ACTGTCTCTGCCACCTAATCATCCTGAGAATGGTGCCATTTCCTTCTTGTGGAGTTGGTCATACTGGAGTACCTTCCTTCTCACCTG GGCTGTGGTGCCCCTTATTCAGGGTTTCGAAGATGCTGGGGACTTTACCGTCTCAGAGAGACTGAAGACTAGCGTGCATGTCAACTTAGTTTTCTATCTTGTTCTCGGATTCGTTGGTCTTCTCGGTCTTATCCTTCTCATCATGATGCACAGGAACTG GAAAGGGAGCATTCTTGGTTATGCTATGGCATGCTCAAATACCTTTGGGCTGGTCACTGGTGCATTTCTTCTTGGCTTTGGCTTGAGCGAAATCCCTAAGTCGCTGTGGAGGAATGCAGACTGGACCACCCGCCAAAAAGTTCTCTCTCACAAAATTGCTGTGAAACTTGATAATGCCCATCAAGAACTTTCAAACGCGATTGTA GTTGCTCAAGCGACTTCTACTCAGATGTCCAAGCGTGATCCTATGAGACCATACATGAATGTGATCGATGCTATGCTGGCTAAGATG TTTAGGGAAGACCCATCATTTAAGCCTCAAGGTGGTCAACTGGGTGAAAACGATATGGACTATGATACAGATGAGAAATCAATGGCAACATTAAGGCGGCACCTTCGAAATGCTAAAGAGGAATATTATAGATATAAAAG CGAGTATCTGACGTATGTTACAGAGGCCCTTGTTCTTGAAGACACAATGAAGAACTATGAACGGCGTGATTCAACTGGATG GAAATATATTTCGAGCTTCAGAACCAGTCGAAACGGAAAATGGAGGAATCTTCTTGATACATTGG AATTTATATGGAGGTGTCTGCTGAAgaaacagatacaaatgatgtTAGCAATAGTTACGGGGATTATGTCAGCTGCAATTCTTTTAGCTGAGGCAACTCTCCTTCTTAGTAAACTGGACTTATCTCTCTTCTCAATCCTTATTAGGTTTGTCAAATCCGATGAACTGCTAGTGCAG GCATTTGCTTTTGTACCTTTAGTGTATATGTGTATCTGTACATATTATTCACTCTTCAAAATCGGGATGCTGATGATTTATTCCTTGACCCCTCGACAAACAAGTTCTGTTAATCTACTAATGATTTGCTC GATGATTGCTCGATATGCGCCGCCAATATCTTACAATTTCATTAATCTCATTCAACTTCGTTCCGAAACTATATTTGAGAAG AAAATGGGTAGAATCGATGACGCTGTTCCGGTCTTTGGACAACGGTTCAATGAAATATATCCTCTCATAATGGTTATCTACACACTACTGGTTGCAAGCAATTTCTTTGATCGCGTATTTAATTACTTCGGTAGCTGGAAAAGATTTAAATTTCAAACAGAGACCGACGATATGGACGGTTTTGATCCTTCGGGATTAATGATTTTGAAGAAAG AACGATCATGGCTTGAAGAAGGACAAAAGGTTGGCGAGCTTGTTCTTCCGTTAGCAAGGAACTTCAACGATGTTGATGACGTTGAACAAGGAAGCAACTTCTCT GAACATTCATCAGTTGAAATGAAGATGTCGTCCAGCTATGACACAATGAAAGGAAGTTCATCAAATGATGATATTTCCCGTAGATACGGATCAGCTAGAGAAGCAATCACTAACAAATATGCAGCTATCAGAGAACAACAGAACAAATACTCGCCATCCCCTGTCTCAAAGTCAGAGAACATGGCTTCAGCTAAAGTGTCTTTACTCGAAACAGACAGTTCGGGACGAAGTAATGgcgaaggaggaggaggatcagGAGAGTCATCTTCTCGTTTGGCTTCAACATGGAGAAACATGAAACTAGGAATCCAGAGTTTTAAAGAGAATGTAGCCACCAAGAAGTTTCTTCCACTAAGGCAAGGTCCAGAATCAACAACAGCAACCAGCACAAGAGTGATGAATCCATCAAGGCCGCAGTCATTAGATGATATATTCCAGAGACTGAAAAACCGGTCAGTAGAACACGGCCACTACCTTGATGATGAAGTTGACTAA
- the LOC103873960 gene encoding LMBR1 domain-containing protein 2 homolog A isoform X3, whose protein sequence is MMHRNWKGSILGYAMACSNTFGLVTGAFLLGFGLSEIPKSLWRNADWTTRQKVLSHKIAVKLDNAHQELSNAIVVAQATSTQMSKRDPMRPYMNVIDAMLAKMFREDPSFKPQGGQLGENDMDYDTDEKSMATLRRHLRNAKEEYYRYKSEYLTYVTEALVLEDTMKNYERRDSTGWKYISSFRTSRNGKWRNLLDTLEFIWRCLLKKQIQMMLAIVTGIMSAAILLAEATLLLSKLDLSLFSILIRFVKSDELLVQAFAFVPLVYMCICTYYSLFKIGMLMIYSLTPRQTSSVNLLMICSMIARYAPPISYNFINLIQLRSETIFEKKMGRIDDAVPVFGQRFNEIYPLIMVIYTLLVASNFFDRVFNYFGSWKRFKFQTETDDMDGFDPSGLMILKKERSWLEEGQKVGELVLPLARNFNDVDDVEQGSNFSQEHSSVEMKMSSSYDTMKGSSSNDDISRRYGSAREAITNKYAAIREQQNKYSPSPVSKSENMASAKVSLLETDSSGRSNGEGGGGSGESSSRLASTWRNMKLGIQSFKENVATKKFLPLRQGPESTTATSTRVMNPSRPQSLDDIFQRLKNRSVEHGHYLDDEVD, encoded by the exons ATGATGCACAGGAACTG GAAAGGGAGCATTCTTGGTTATGCTATGGCATGCTCAAATACCTTTGGGCTGGTCACTGGTGCATTTCTTCTTGGCTTTGGCTTGAGCGAAATCCCTAAGTCGCTGTGGAGGAATGCAGACTGGACCACCCGCCAAAAAGTTCTCTCTCACAAAATTGCTGTGAAACTTGATAATGCCCATCAAGAACTTTCAAACGCGATTGTA GTTGCTCAAGCGACTTCTACTCAGATGTCCAAGCGTGATCCTATGAGACCATACATGAATGTGATCGATGCTATGCTGGCTAAGATG TTTAGGGAAGACCCATCATTTAAGCCTCAAGGTGGTCAACTGGGTGAAAACGATATGGACTATGATACAGATGAGAAATCAATGGCAACATTAAGGCGGCACCTTCGAAATGCTAAAGAGGAATATTATAGATATAAAAG CGAGTATCTGACGTATGTTACAGAGGCCCTTGTTCTTGAAGACACAATGAAGAACTATGAACGGCGTGATTCAACTGGATG GAAATATATTTCGAGCTTCAGAACCAGTCGAAACGGAAAATGGAGGAATCTTCTTGATACATTGG AATTTATATGGAGGTGTCTGCTGAAgaaacagatacaaatgatgtTAGCAATAGTTACGGGGATTATGTCAGCTGCAATTCTTTTAGCTGAGGCAACTCTCCTTCTTAGTAAACTGGACTTATCTCTCTTCTCAATCCTTATTAGGTTTGTCAAATCCGATGAACTGCTAGTGCAG GCATTTGCTTTTGTACCTTTAGTGTATATGTGTATCTGTACATATTATTCACTCTTCAAAATCGGGATGCTGATGATTTATTCCTTGACCCCTCGACAAACAAGTTCTGTTAATCTACTAATGATTTGCTC GATGATTGCTCGATATGCGCCGCCAATATCTTACAATTTCATTAATCTCATTCAACTTCGTTCCGAAACTATATTTGAGAAG AAAATGGGTAGAATCGATGACGCTGTTCCGGTCTTTGGACAACGGTTCAATGAAATATATCCTCTCATAATGGTTATCTACACACTACTGGTTGCAAGCAATTTCTTTGATCGCGTATTTAATTACTTCGGTAGCTGGAAAAGATTTAAATTTCAAACAGAGACCGACGATATGGACGGTTTTGATCCTTCGGGATTAATGATTTTGAAGAAAG AACGATCATGGCTTGAAGAAGGACAAAAGGTTGGCGAGCTTGTTCTTCCGTTAGCAAGGAACTTCAACGATGTTGATGACGTTGAACAAGGAAGCAACTTCTCT CAGGAACATTCATCAGTTGAAATGAAGATGTCGTCCAGCTATGACACAATGAAAGGAAGTTCATCAAATGATGATATTTCCCGTAGATACGGATCAGCTAGAGAAGCAATCACTAACAAATATGCAGCTATCAGAGAACAACAGAACAAATACTCGCCATCCCCTGTCTCAAAGTCAGAGAACATGGCTTCAGCTAAAGTGTCTTTACTCGAAACAGACAGTTCGGGACGAAGTAATGgcgaaggaggaggaggatcagGAGAGTCATCTTCTCGTTTGGCTTCAACATGGAGAAACATGAAACTAGGAATCCAGAGTTTTAAAGAGAATGTAGCCACCAAGAAGTTTCTTCCACTAAGGCAAGGTCCAGAATCAACAACAGCAACCAGCACAAGAGTGATGAATCCATCAAGGCCGCAGTCATTAGATGATATATTCCAGAGACTGAAAAACCGGTCAGTAGAACACGGCCACTACCTTGATGATGAAGTTGACTAA
- the LOC103873964 gene encoding uncharacterized protein LOC103873964, producing the protein MDCRKHEHQGNEGVCPSCLRDKLSRLPHTTTSYYITNRSSSSSTTVSPSPSSPPTAVKDHHRRAGSMSMSFAVREALSGNLMEGLKKSRSMAHAPRDSYNVSDSKKKKKKTGFWKKLLHLKGKGGGADVGGLVTSRQRVF; encoded by the coding sequence ATGGACTGCAGAAAACACGAGCACCAAGGCAACGAAGGAGTATGCCCTTCTTGTTTAAGAGATAAACTCTCTCGCTTACCCCATACGACGACGTCGTACTACATCACAAACCGATCGAGTTCCTCATCCACCACCGTTTCGCCATCTCCCTCGTCGCCGCCGACGGCGGTTAAAGATCACCACCGGAGAGCTGGTTCGATGTCGATGTCGTTCGCTGTGAGGGAAGCGTTGAGTGGTAATCTGATGGAAGGGCTGAAGAAAAGCAGATCTATGGCTCATGCTCCGAGGGATTCGTATAACGTTAGTgattcgaagaagaagaagaagaagactggttTTTGGAAGAAGTTGCTTCATCTGAAAGGGAAAGGCGGTGGTGCCGACGTTGGTGGGTTGGTTACTTCACGGCAACGCGTGTTTTAA
- the LOC103873966 gene encoding homeobox-leucine zipper protein ATHB-5 → MKRSRGSSDSLSRFLPICHSATDNQLSPRPTATGFLYSGTGDYSPMFDCLEDGSLEDIAVGHASSTAATEKKRRLSVEQVKALEKNFEIDNKLEPERKVKLAQELGLQPRQVAIWFQNRRARWKTKQLERDYGVLKSNFDSLKRSRDSLQRDNDSLHAEIKQLRAKLNVDGISRSSSNASTEENVLVKADETVMPSNKVLELNQRPLPPPPHIPTATEAPALELEYEMLSIFPRAEIFREDPADSSDSSAILNEEYSPTAAEAAAAVEMSTMGCFGQFVKMEEHEDLFSGEEACKLFADNEQWYC, encoded by the exons ATGAAGAGATCACGTGGGAGCTCCGATTCTTTATCCCGGTTCTTACCAATTTGCCACTCTGCAACAG ACAATCAATTAAGTCCAAGACCAACAGCCACCGGCTTTCTCTATTCCGGTACCGGGGACTACTCCCCGATGTTTGACTGTCTAGAAGATGGAAGTCTAGAGGACATCGCCGTCGGACACGCGTCGTCTACGGCTGCAACGGAGAAAAAGCGGCGATTGAGTGTAGAACAAGTGAAAGCATTAGAGAAGAATTTCGAGATTGATAACAAGTTAGAGCCCGAGAGGAAAGTGAAACTGGCTCAAGAGCTCGGGCTGCAACCACGACAAGTGGCGATCTGGTTTCAGAACCGCCGTGCTCGGTGGAAGACAAAGCAGCTAGAGCGTGATTACGGTGTTCTCAAGTCAAACTTTGACTCACTCAAACGCAGCCGCGACTCCCTTCAACGTGATAACGATTCTCTCCATGCAGAg ATTAAACAGCTGAGAGCAAAACTTAACGTGGACGGTATCAGCAGAAGCAGTAGTAACGCGTCGACGGAAGAAAACGTCTTAGTAAAGGCGGATGAAACGGTGATGCCTAGTAACAAAGTCTTAGAGCTAAACCAGCGTCCTTTGCCACCGCCACCACATATTCCTACGGCTACGGAAGCTCCGGCATTGGAGCTTGAATACGAGATGTTGAGCATTTTCCCACGTGCGGAGATCTTCAGAGAAGATCCTGCTGATAGTAGCGACTCAAGCGCTATTCTGAACGAGGAGTATAGTCCCACGGCGGCTGAAGCGGCCGCGGCAGTTGAAATGTCGACGATGGGATGTTTTGGCCAATTTGTGAAAATGGAAGAGCATGAAGATCTTTTTAGTGGAGAGGAAGCTTGCAAGTTGTTTGCAGATAATGAGCAGTGGTATTGTTGA